The following coding sequences are from one Acidimicrobiales bacterium window:
- a CDS encoding DUF58 domain-containing protein has product MIASAESRLRHLELLVTRKLDGLLQGDYQGLVPGGGSEPGDGRLYEPGDDVRRMDWNLTARAGSPHVRNPIADRELETWLVMDCSASLDFGTASCEKRDVALAAAAAFGFLTARAGNRLGAVLFGPAGFSIVPPRGGRAAVIATLHRLERRERAAEGEASLADALRRLRLTARRRGLVVVVTDLLDSSPWERELRALSARHAVVVAEVRDPREAELPEVGVLMLVDPETGRRVEVQTANRRTRERFAAAAADQLAQRGRAVRAAGASHLVLATDRDWLLDVVRFVADRRRRRR; this is encoded by the coding sequence CGCCTGCGCCACTTGGAGCTGTTGGTGACGCGCAAGCTCGACGGGCTCCTGCAGGGTGACTACCAAGGGCTGGTGCCCGGCGGCGGCAGCGAGCCCGGTGACGGCCGCCTCTACGAACCGGGCGACGACGTGCGCCGCATGGACTGGAACCTCACGGCCCGGGCGGGCTCGCCGCACGTGCGCAATCCCATCGCCGACCGCGAGTTGGAGACGTGGTTGGTGATGGACTGCTCGGCCAGCCTCGACTTCGGCACCGCTTCATGCGAGAAACGCGACGTGGCTTTGGCCGCCGCGGCCGCCTTCGGCTTCCTCACCGCTCGTGCAGGCAACCGGTTAGGTGCTGTGCTCTTCGGCCCCGCGGGCTTCTCCATCGTGCCGCCCCGTGGTGGCCGGGCCGCGGTGATCGCCACGTTGCACCGGCTGGAGCGACGCGAACGGGCCGCCGAAGGGGAAGCCTCGTTGGCCGACGCGCTGCGTCGGTTGCGCCTCACCGCCCGCCGACGCGGGCTGGTCGTCGTGGTCACCGACCTGCTCGACAGCAGCCCGTGGGAGCGCGAGCTGCGGGCGCTGTCGGCCCGCCACGCCGTGGTGGTGGCCGAGGTGCGCGACCCCCGCGAGGCTGAGTTGCCCGAGGTCGGCGTGCTCATGCTCGTCGACCCGGAGACCGGGCGACGGGTGGAGGTGCAGACGGCCAACCGCCGCACCCGCGAACGCTTCGCCGCCGCCGCGGCCGACCAGTTGGCCCAGCGCGGCCGGGCCGTGCGGGCGGCGGGCGCGTCGCACCTCGTGCTCGCCACCGACCGCGACTGGCTGCTCGACGTGGTGCGCTTCGTCGCCGACCGAAGGCGCCGCCGCCGATGA